A part of bacterium BMS3Abin08 genomic DNA contains:
- a CDS encoding PAP2 superfamily protein, which produces MYRKYLDTIRPADLTNLFFIGLFTLLTLFFYDSIESPDRLLITYFSLMLLQVLLIKLNPSGGLTGLFRDVIFPVISIFLVFDTMTELIPGINPHDIDYILIRMDFTLFGTYPTVWLERFNSPVLTDILQISYTSYYFLPIILGIVLKLKGRNKEFDTGLFFILLCFYLSYVGYILFPALGPRYVIDHLQTKPLEGNALSEWIYNTLNRIEGIKRDAFPSGHTAITLTVLHMAYRYEKRVLWIFLPPAIMLIIATVYCRYHYVVDVIGGVILYVITLILGNYILSKSTYKS; this is translated from the coding sequence ACCTGACAAACCTCTTCTTTATCGGTTTATTTACCCTCCTGACCTTATTCTTTTATGACTCGATAGAATCACCGGACAGGCTCCTGATCACCTACTTTTCCCTCATGCTTTTACAGGTATTACTTATTAAGCTCAACCCCTCGGGAGGATTGACAGGACTCTTCCGTGATGTCATTTTCCCGGTTATATCCATATTCCTCGTCTTTGATACCATGACAGAACTTATTCCGGGGATAAACCCGCATGACATCGATTACATACTGATCAGGATGGACTTCACCCTCTTTGGCACATACCCGACGGTATGGCTCGAAAGGTTTAACTCCCCGGTACTGACCGATATACTCCAGATCAGTTACACCAGCTACTATTTTCTGCCGATAATACTTGGGATAGTCCTTAAGCTCAAGGGAAGGAACAAGGAATTCGACACCGGTCTCTTCTTTATACTTCTGTGCTTCTACCTCTCCTATGTGGGATACATACTCTTTCCCGCATTAGGCCCGAGATATGTAATTGATCATCTCCAGACAAAGCCCCTTGAAGGGAATGCACTCTCTGAATGGATATACAACACCCTGAACAGGATTGAAGGCATCAAGAGGGATGCCTTTCCAAGTGGACACACAGCCATCACCTTAACGGTTCTGCATATGGCTTACCGGTATGAGAAACGTGTTTTATGGATCTTTCTGCCCCCCGCGATTATGCTCATTATCGCCACCGTGTACTGCAGGTATCACTATGTTGTAGATGTAATCGGCGGGGTAATACTCTATGTAATCACCCTGATTCTGGGCAATTACATACTGTCTAAATCCACTTACAAATCCTGA